The proteins below are encoded in one region of Fibrella aestuarina BUZ 2:
- a CDS encoding DUF3857 domain-containing protein — protein sequence MPRIWAALCACSIGGLMGQQALAQTDNWAVSAIPASMTINADAVLRYDESTFVVKSPGEAVRRVRQVITILNEKAEAKAKLDVPYDKFSKVTDIEGALFDASGKLVKRLKRAEISDLAYADDNYQDDTRRKVAIFSRQLAYPYTVEFRYEYVTRNMMDYPVWAPQDDERLSVIQSRFRVELPADLPFRYKAVNQSRPPVLSKSVAGSSEVVGYSWQADTLRAVESEPLSPSFEESVPVVYTAPSRFEVQAYSGTFDSWKDVGTFYYTLNKGRDQLPEAVRKEVQQLVAGEKTTAGKVAKIYTYLQRQARYISIQLGIGGWQTIEASRVAQTHYGDCKALTNYTKAMLAAVGIPSFEALVRAGSSRSAIRIDLPGFQFNHVFLCVPNAGKTPTDTLWLECTSQHSPAGYLGDFTGGRTVLLVTPEGGKLAQTPAYSPEQNLQQRQVAITLAPDGGATAQVRTRYTGLQQDPYSAVLHSLNHEQQRDWLIQHSDLPSLDLKQFSLTETPGQIPCVTETLTLTTRRWASPSGTRLFLPLNLLSTVSPAPVLSRARRQPLVLTHHYNYDDSDTVTYTLPDGYAPEFALAPMRIDSKFGTYTARAEVSGNQLVYVRRLRMHQGRYPAEAYAEYADFRKKIAKADRAQLVLVKKEIATATQPK from the coding sequence ATGCCGCGCATATGGGCAGCCCTGTGCGCATGCAGTATCGGAGGGCTGATGGGCCAACAGGCGCTGGCCCAAACCGACAATTGGGCCGTCAGTGCCATTCCCGCCTCCATGACCATTAACGCCGACGCCGTGCTTCGGTACGACGAATCGACGTTTGTCGTGAAGTCGCCGGGGGAGGCCGTTCGGCGCGTTCGACAAGTCATTACGATCCTGAACGAAAAAGCCGAGGCTAAGGCGAAACTGGATGTCCCCTACGACAAATTCTCGAAGGTGACCGACATCGAAGGGGCGCTCTTCGACGCGTCGGGTAAGCTGGTCAAACGGCTCAAACGGGCCGAAATCAGCGATCTGGCCTACGCCGACGATAATTACCAAGATGACACCCGTCGGAAAGTCGCCATTTTTTCGCGGCAGCTGGCTTACCCTTATACCGTCGAGTTTCGGTATGAATACGTCACCCGCAACATGATGGATTACCCGGTTTGGGCGCCGCAGGACGACGAACGGCTATCGGTCATCCAGAGCCGGTTTCGGGTAGAACTGCCCGCCGATTTGCCGTTCCGCTACAAAGCCGTCAACCAGTCCCGGCCGCCTGTGCTTTCGAAAAGCGTAGCGGGCAGCAGCGAAGTCGTCGGCTACAGCTGGCAGGCCGACACGCTGCGGGCGGTGGAAAGCGAGCCGCTCAGCCCGTCGTTTGAGGAGAGCGTTCCGGTAGTTTACACAGCGCCCAGCCGGTTTGAGGTACAGGCCTATTCAGGTACGTTCGACTCCTGGAAAGACGTGGGTACGTTCTACTACACGCTTAACAAAGGCCGCGATCAGTTGCCCGAGGCCGTCAGGAAGGAGGTGCAGCAACTGGTCGCCGGTGAAAAAACGACGGCGGGGAAGGTGGCTAAAATCTACACGTACCTGCAACGGCAGGCGCGCTACATCAGCATTCAGCTAGGCATTGGGGGCTGGCAGACCATCGAGGCGAGCCGCGTGGCGCAAACTCACTATGGCGACTGCAAAGCCCTGACCAACTATACCAAGGCCATGCTGGCGGCGGTGGGGATTCCGTCGTTTGAGGCACTGGTACGGGCAGGCAGCAGCCGGTCGGCTATTCGGATCGATTTGCCCGGTTTTCAGTTCAACCACGTATTCCTGTGCGTGCCAAACGCGGGGAAAACCCCAACGGATACGCTCTGGCTCGAATGTACCAGTCAGCACAGCCCGGCGGGGTATCTGGGTGATTTCACGGGTGGCCGCACGGTGTTGCTGGTAACACCCGAAGGCGGGAAGCTGGCCCAAACCCCCGCATACAGCCCTGAGCAGAACCTGCAACAGCGACAGGTCGCCATTACGCTGGCTCCGGATGGCGGGGCTACAGCGCAGGTACGTACCCGGTACACGGGCCTGCAACAGGATCCCTACAGTGCTGTCCTGCATAGCCTGAACCACGAGCAACAACGGGACTGGCTGATTCAGCACAGTGATCTGCCGTCGCTTGATCTGAAGCAGTTCAGCCTGACCGAAACGCCCGGCCAGATTCCCTGCGTGACCGAAACGCTTACCCTGACGACCCGGCGTTGGGCATCGCCCAGCGGCACGCGGCTGTTCCTGCCCCTTAACCTGCTGTCGACGGTGAGCCCGGCCCCTGTGCTGTCGCGGGCACGCCGTCAGCCGCTGGTGCTTACGCATCACTATAATTACGACGATTCCGATACGGTCACCTACACGCTCCCGGATGGCTATGCACCTGAGTTTGCGCTGGCACCGATGCGTATCGACTCGAAGTTTGGTACCTACACGGCGCGTGCGGAGGTAAGTGGCAATCAGTTGGTGTATGTGCGCCGGTTGCGGATGCATCAGGGGCGCTACCCGGCCGAAGCCTACGCCGAGTACGCCGATTTTCGGAAGAAGATTGCTAAAGCTGATCGGGCGCAGCTCGTTTTGGTGAAAAAGGAAATCGCCACGGCTACCCAACCTAAGTAG